The following are from one region of the Lineus longissimus chromosome 19, tnLinLong1.2, whole genome shotgun sequence genome:
- the LOC135503124 gene encoding beta-1,3-galactosyltransferase 5-like, which produces MSASVDKCGRFMKMRSLRLFHGSWGRMVWTGMVVICLIFLMIVCLKHYNWTQSQHLTSHMGFRTIFNTSVLKRVWKASKDPDSFPVPVSTHPSESAKFDDEIWRPKENMPIIHKDAKILINPIKLCSPINSQDVFLLVLILSSTDHVKQRDNIRQTYGSVTSYKSRPIRHVFLLAEPKDENQQSRIKAESILHGDIVQFDFMDTYRNLSMKSSSGLAWAKRFCPRAKFILKTDDDYMVLPGRMVDYFDHISSEEERVLYSGYVVNTSPPIRAKSSKYYASWIEYPYRHYPPYVTGAGIMMSNNVLNLFRDASRKVPRTPSEDVYLGLLAKMSNITPKENFERIKPDIPNKPSNLPEKVLVFKAPLFEITKKIWSKYKSA; this is translated from the exons ATGAGTGCAAGTGTGGACAAGTGTGGACGATTTATGAAG ATGCGATCCCTTCGATTATTCCATGGCTCGTGGGGCAGAATGGTTTGGACGGGCATGGTTGTGATTTGCCTGATATTTCTGATGATCGTCTGTTTGAAACATTATAATTGGACTCAATCACAACATTTGACTAGTCATATGGGATTCAGAACCATCTTTAATACCTCTGTACTAAAACGAGTTTGGAAGGCATCGAAAGATCCTGACTCATTTCCGGTGCCAGTGTCGACACATCCCTCTGAATCTGCTAAGTTTGACGATGAAATTTGGCGCCCAAAAGAAAATATGCCGATTATACACAAAGATGCGAAAATATTGATCAACCCCATTAAGCTCTGCTCTCCCATCAACTCTCAGGATGTGTTTCTATTGGTGTTAATACTTTCGTCTACGGATCATGTTAAACAAAGGGATAATATTCGGCAGACTTATGGAAGTGTGACGTCTTATAAGAGCCGGCCAATACGTCACGTATTTCTGTTGGCAGAACCCAAAGACGAAAACCAGCAATCAAGGATCAAAGCAGAGAGCATTTTGCACGGAGATATTGTTCAGTTTGATTTCATGGACACCTACAGAAACCTATCCATGAAATCTAGCTCTGGTTTAGCCTGGGCGAAACGATTCTGCCCACGCGCCAAATTCATCCTGAAAACCGATGATGATTATATGGTGCTTCCGGGAAGAATGGTAGATTACTTTGATCATATTTCATCAGAAGAAGAAAGGGTGCTTTACAGTGGTTACGTTGTGAACACGTCTCCGCCTATTCGAGCAAAATCGAGTAAATACTATGCCTCCTGGATCGAGTACCCCTACCGACATTATCCGCCTTATGTCACAGGGGCGGGCATCATGATGTCAAACAATGTCCTAAATCTTTTTCGTGATGCATCAAGAAAAGTTCCAAGGACTCCCTCTGAAGATGTATATCTCGGTCTACTGGCTAAGATGTCGAATATTACGCCAAAAGAAAACTTTGAGCGTATAAAACCAGATATACCTAACAAACCTAGCAACTTGCCAGAAAAAGTACTTGTTTTCAAAGCTCCACTCTTTGAAATTACCAAGAAAATCTGGTCCAAGTATAAAAGTGCATGA
- the LOC135502923 gene encoding uncharacterized protein LOC135502923 isoform X1, with translation MGIALAIEAAVGAAEAGAAAAEAGAAAAGTAEGIAGAAEAGEAIATGAEAGADAGAEAGAEAGAAIESGGEAIAGVVSKLTAAMLKIGKMVAEFLVIDAIFKAAKAILDELTSDPAAKARAQKLAKLVDVLTKSASIMQDIYKWFKEHADDTTTLKGMDVPISGVVSSFMPRLGAAAQVLQTLSTQVAAKNLKKDKITDGEVEALHHGLDTVAQCFQALNEFKKKNEGKVPLLKGVPIDDAKVASIADPLKNV, from the exons ATGGGGATCGCTCTCGCTATAGAGGCTGCAGTTGGGGCAGCGGAGGCCGGCGCAGCTGCAGCGGAGGCCGGTGCAGCTGCAGCGGGGACCGCTGAGGGCATCGCCGGCGCTGCCGAGGCAGGGGAAGCCATCGCCACCGGAGCCGAGGCGGGGGCTGATGCTGGAGCGGAGGCCGGGGCGGAAGCCGGGGCGGCTATTGAATCGGGCGGTGAGGCCATTGCGGGTGTCGTCTCAAAACTTACGGCAGCCATGCTGAAAATCGGCAAAATGGTTGCAGAATTTCTGGTAATCGACGCCATCTTCAAAGCTGCCAAGGCAATTCTGGATGAGTTAACTTCGGATCCGGCGGCCAAGGCCCGGGCTCAGAAGCTGGCGAAACTGGTAGATGTTCTTACCAAAAGCGCGAGTATAATGCAGGACATCTACAAATGGTTTAAAGAGCATGCTGACGACACCACCACACTGAAGGGAATGGATGTACCAATCAGCGGGGTTGTTTCATCGTTCATGCCTCGACTGGGAGCG GCAGCCCAAGTTCTGCAGACTCTGTCGACACAAGTGGCAGCGAAGAACCTGAAGAAAGACAAGATCACAGACGGGGAGGTGGAGGCCTTGCATCATGGCTTGGACACGGTCGCCCAGTGCTTCCAGGCGCTGAATGAATTCAAGAAGAAGAACGAGGGCAAGGTGCCACTGTTGAAAGGCGTTCCAATTGATGACGCCAAAGTCGCTTCTATTGCCGACCCACTGAAAAATGTGTAA
- the LOC135503343 gene encoding galactoside alpha-(1,2)-fucosyltransferase 2-like codes for MDNDEIVSKNWLTDFLSQVCRISKPRWLIPRLITVVVIYLICMYSFITPFKLATPGKHIGPKSSGKQRIGNLANKTDERNNRFTVKPSLSPGGLTTRDPAREFSGKVTINWMGRIGNNIFQFASLFCIASMNSLEPFVENGTLFKMFTIKDPVRIDTIKQNATRLVQFGERKSCGYDNRVEKLKKNGFVTRLHGYFQSWRYFNNCDEALRKQLIFKQDLREKASAFLKRIPGNLKKEIVYVGVHVRRGDMINHPYGYRVAEAGYFRRAMDFYRNKFKYVKFIACSDDVHWTKSALKNVSGDVTFVEGSTPERDFAILAHCNHTIMSIGSFGWWAGWLANGEVIYFQTPARPGSKLDKQFTYTDYYPPTWRPMT; via the exons ATGGACAATGATGAAATTGTGTCAAAGAACTGGTTAACAG attttttgTCGCAGGTTTGTAGGATATCCAAACCCAGGTGGCTAATCCCACGCTTAATTACGGTAGTAGTTATCTACTTAATATGCATGTACTCATTCATAACGCCGTTCAAGCTGGCAACGCCCGGTAAACACATTGGACCCAAGTCCAGTGGCAAACAGAGGATTGGGAATTTGGCCAATAAAACAGACGAGAGAAATAATCGGTTCACCGTCAAGCCTTCACTATCACCAGGGGGGCTAACAACAAGGGACCCAGCTAGAGAATTCAGCGGCAAGGTCACCATAAATTGGATGGGTCGCATCGGGAACAATATTTTCCAGTTTGCAAGCCTTTTCTGTATTGCGTCTATGAACAGTCTTGAGCCATTTGTAGAGAATGGCACTCTATTTAAAATGTTTACGATAAAGGACCCTGTCAGAATAGACACTATTAAGCAAAATGCAACTAGGTTGGTGCAGTTCGGGGAACGAAAGTCGTGCGGATATGATAATCGCGTTGAAAAGCTAAAGAAAAACGGATTTGTGACACGACTTCATGGTTATTTCCAATCCTGGAGATATTTTAACAATTGTGATGAGGCTTTAAGAAAGCAATTAATCTTTAAACAAGATTTACGTGAGAAAGCTTCAGCTTTTTTAAAAAGGATACCCGGGAATCTCAAAAAGGAGATAGTCTATGTTGGAGTGCATGTTCGTCGTGGGGATATGATTAACCACCCCTATGGTTATCGGGTGGCAGAGGCTGGATACTTTAGGAGAGCTATGGACTTTTACCGAAATAAATTCAAATACGTAAAATTCATCGCCTGCTCAGATGATGTTCACTGGACCAAATCAGCACTGAAAAATGTAAGTGGTGATGTCACATTCGTTGAGGGCAGTACACCGGAGCGTGACTTCGCTATCTTGGCGCATTGCAACCACACCATAATGTCTATTGGATCGTTCGGATGGTGGGCTGGATGGCTGGCGAATGGAGAAGTGATTTATTTCCAAACACCGGCAAGGCCTGGTTCAAAATTGGATAAACAGTTCACATATACTGATTATTACCCTCCAACGTGGAGGCCGATGACATAA
- the LOC135502923 gene encoding uncharacterized protein LOC135502923 isoform X2, whose product MAEFEEVFEVFEEAESGIAEEGEAMEGLDAEEMEELQEEANVARQNVSTLRSVVDYIKDLNIPGALKAFTKFVVKNAAVGAIFYGVTVLLSKLAKQSKGSKAAQAKYEKTYALSTLIDDMTKTSQKAVDWMKAHENDTIDLEGISIPLIDIFTKYTGPMGDTMEKAYEVAKDLTTKDSKGKVTFNVPTTGQVNTIVDSAKGFVDALDGFVKFAEEKQSSYPQLATLTVTHSDVVQLNTDLQKVTSMPYC is encoded by the exons ATGGCAGAGTTTGAAGAAGTTTTTGAAGTGTTTGAGGAGGCGGAGTCGGGCATTGCTGAGGAAGGAGAGGCAATGGAAGGATTGGACGCAGAGGAAATGGAAGAGCTTCAAGAAGAAGCCAACGTGGCCAGGCAGAACGTGTCGACTCTCCGCTCGGTGGTCGATTACATCAAGGACCTGAACATTCCCGGAGCACTGAAAGCCTTCACAAAATTCGTCGTGAAGAACGCCGCCGTCGGGGCTATCTTTTACGGCGTGACCGTCCTCCTCAGCAAGCTGGCCAAGCAGTCGAAGGGCAGCAAAGCAGCGCAGGCCAAATACGAAAAGACCTACGCCTTGAGTACTCTCATCGACGACATGACCAAGACTTCACAGAAGGCTGTCGACTGGATGAAAGCACACGAAAATGACACCATCGATCTTGAAGGAATTTCGATACCTCTCATTGACATCTTCACCAAGTACACCGGACCGATGGGTGAT ACAATGGAGAAAGCCTACGAGGTGGCCAAGGATCTTACGACAAAGGATTCGAAGGGTAAAGTGACGTTCAACGTGCCCACCACTGGTCAGGTGAACACCATAGTCGATTCGGCGAAAGGCTTTGTTGATGCTTTAGACGGATTCGTCAAGTTTGCTGAGGAGAAGCAGTCGAGCTACCCTCAGCTCGCAACACTCACTGTAACGCACAGCGATGTCGTGCAGCTCAACACTGACCTCCAGAAAGTCACAAGTATGCCGTACTGTTAA